The sequence below is a genomic window from Streptomyces sp. B21-105.
GCACCCCAGCCGAGATCGTCGCCAGGTGACCGCCGAGGCCGGCGCCGTCGAAGTAGACCGCGGCGCGGACCACGTCGACTTGCGGTCCGCCTCGGCCGAATCCGGCTCGCGCCCGCTCACCTCGGCGACGGGGGGTCGGTGTGTCCATGACGTGCTCCTGATGGACATAGCGGGCATGACACCCGATGGATGTGCATAGCGCACAGTGATGGCATCGTGTAATGGGATTGCATATTGCATAGCCGTGGCATGATGCCATGCGCGCGTATGATGCGTGGCGGGGGCCGCGTCCGGATGAGCGTCGGGTCGCTCATTCCGGCCACGGGATACAGAGGAGGCACCGGTGGAGGCGCAGCAGGCACAGCGGATGGAGCGGGAGCTGCTCATCCTGATGCGGCACATGACCATGGCCGGACCGCGAGGTCCGGGCAAGCACTCCGGGCTCGACCGCAGCGCCTACGTCCTGCTCAGCCGCCTCGAGGCACAGGGCCCCATGTCGATTCCCGAACTCATCGAGGCGTTCGGTCTCGCGTCCTCCACCCTCAACCGGCAGACGACCGCCCTCCTCAAGAACGGCCTGGTCGAGCGCACGGTCGACCCCGGTGGCAGCGTCGTGCACAAGTTCCGCGTCACGGAGGAAG
It includes:
- a CDS encoding MarR family winged helix-turn-helix transcriptional regulator, whose protein sequence is MEAQQAQRMERELLILMRHMTMAGPRGPGKHSGLDRSAYVLLSRLEAQGPMSIPELIEAFGLASSTLNRQTTALLKNGLVERTVDPGGSVVHKFRVTEEGRGRLKAERDRTASGLDETLSEWTPARLERFIDDLERFNTDIERMTGRPWPRTGRVPQ